The proteins below come from a single Triplophysa rosa linkage group LG12, Trosa_1v2, whole genome shotgun sequence genomic window:
- the opa3 gene encoding optic atrophy 3 protein homolog, with protein sequence MVVGAFPIAKLLYVGIRQLSKPVANRIKAGARQSEFFKNYICLPPAQAYHWIEMRTKMRIMGFRGSTIKPLNEDAAAELGAELLGEAIIFIIGGGCMVLEYTRQAANSRRKEEELAENINNLQTQLGELALATETLDAQIREINRLLLSLPTAPSSK encoded by the exons ATGGTTGTCGGTGCCTTTCCAATCGCAAAGCTGCTCTATGTGGGCATACGACAATTGAGCAAACCAGTGGCTAACAGGATAAAAGCAGGTGCTCGCCAAAGTGAATTCTTCAAGAATTATATCTGCCTTCCGCCAGCTCAAG CGTACCACTGGATTGAGATGAGAACCAAAATGAGGATCATGGGTTTCCGTGGCTCTACCATCAAACCCCTGAATGAAGACGCAGCTGCGGAGCTTGGAGCAGAGCTGCTCGGTGAAGCTATTATTTTCATCATCGGTGGAGGCTGTATGGTGCTTGAATATACCCGACAGGCAGCCAACTCCAGACGCAAAGAAGAGGAACTGGCAGAAAACATTAATAATCTCCAGACACAACTAGGAGAGCTTGCACTAGCCACAGAAACCCTGGACGCCCAAATCAGAGAGATTAATAGACTTCTATTGTCTCTTCCAACAGCCCCAAGCAGCAAATAA